A stretch of Schaalia odontolytica DNA encodes these proteins:
- the secY gene encoding preprotein translocase subunit SecY, translating into MLGAFAQAFRTPDLRRKLLFTLFIMAAFRLGSFIPTPGVDSQAVQRCMAQESQASLLDLVNLFSGGALLQLSIFALGIMPYITASIIIQLLRVVIPRFDDLHKEGQTGQAKLTQYTRYLTIFLGILQATTTISLARSGQLFQSCNQDIIKDRSVLTFIMMIIVMMAGTGVIMWLGELITERGIGNGMSLLIFTSIAARLPEQLLSIGQAGKWGSVAAIVALLLLVAIAVVYVEQAQRRIPVQYAKRMIGRRQYGGTTTYIPLKINMSGVIPVIFASSILALPPMAAQFGKPNDAWVQWISAHFTQGSSFYLTIYALMTLFFTFFYTAITFNPDEVADNMKKYGGFIPGYRAGRPTAEYLRYVINRITSAGALYLVIIALLPSLAIIPLKLSSSQMPFGGTTLLIIIGVGLQTVKEINTQLQQHHYEGFLK; encoded by the coding sequence TTGCTCGGTGCATTCGCCCAGGCGTTCCGTACCCCCGACTTGCGTCGGAAGCTGCTGTTTACCCTGTTCATCATGGCCGCGTTCCGGCTGGGTTCGTTCATTCCGACGCCCGGTGTGGACTCTCAGGCCGTCCAGCGCTGTATGGCGCAGGAGTCGCAGGCGTCGCTGCTCGACCTCGTCAACCTGTTCTCGGGTGGAGCGCTCCTGCAGCTCTCGATCTTCGCGCTCGGCATCATGCCGTACATCACCGCGTCGATCATCATTCAGCTGTTGAGGGTGGTCATTCCTCGCTTCGACGACCTTCACAAGGAAGGCCAGACGGGCCAGGCCAAGCTGACGCAGTACACGCGTTACCTCACGATCTTCCTGGGTATCCTCCAGGCGACCACGACGATCTCACTCGCGCGTAGCGGTCAGCTGTTCCAGTCGTGCAACCAGGACATCATTAAGGATCGCTCTGTTCTGACGTTCATCATGATGATCATCGTCATGATGGCCGGCACCGGCGTCATCATGTGGCTCGGCGAGCTTATCACTGAGCGCGGCATCGGTAACGGCATGTCGCTGCTGATCTTCACGTCGATCGCGGCCCGTCTGCCCGAGCAGCTCCTGTCGATCGGCCAGGCCGGCAAGTGGGGTTCGGTCGCCGCTATCGTCGCCCTGCTTCTCCTCGTCGCGATCGCTGTCGTCTACGTTGAGCAGGCCCAGCGCCGCATCCCGGTCCAGTACGCCAAGCGCATGATTGGGCGTCGCCAGTACGGCGGCACCACCACGTATATTCCGCTGAAGATCAACATGTCGGGCGTTATTCCCGTCATCTTCGCGTCGTCGATTCTCGCCCTGCCCCCGATGGCGGCGCAGTTTGGCAAGCCGAACGACGCGTGGGTTCAGTGGATCTCCGCGCACTTCACGCAGGGCAGCTCGTTCTACCTGACGATCTACGCCCTCATGACTCTGTTCTTCACCTTCTTCTACACCGCTATCACGTTCAACCCGGACGAGGTTGCGGACAACATGAAGAAGTACGGAGGCTTCATCCCCGGTTACCGTGCGGGTCGTCCCACGGCTGAGTACCTGCGCTACGTGATTAACCGAATCACGTCGGCGGGCGCCCTCTACCTGGTGATTATCGCCCTCCTGCCGTCTCTCGCGATCATTCCGCTGAAGCTCTCGAGCTCGCAGATGCCCTTCGGTGGCACCACGCTGCTCATCATCATCGGCGTTGGTCTGCAGACGGTGAAGGAAATCAACACGCAGCTGCAGCAGCATCACTATGAAGGATTCCTGAAATGA
- the rplO gene encoding 50S ribosomal protein L15 — MADSTNKTQIVKLHHLRPAPGAKTAKTRVGRGEGSKGKTAGRGTKGTKARYQVAAGFEGGQMPIHMRLPKLRGFKNPFRVEYQVVNVGKLGELFPEGGKVTVEDLIAKHAVRDSAPVKVLGTGELSVKLEVEVDSWSSSAEAKITAAGGSISAR; from the coding sequence ATGGCGGACTCCACGAACAAGACGCAGATCGTTAAGCTGCACCACCTGCGTCCTGCCCCGGGAGCCAAGACCGCGAAGACCCGCGTGGGTCGCGGTGAAGGTTCGAAGGGTAAGACCGCTGGCCGTGGCACCAAGGGCACCAAGGCCCGTTACCAGGTTGCTGCCGGCTTCGAGGGTGGCCAGATGCCGATTCACATGCGTCTGCCGAAGCTTCGCGGCTTCAAGAACCCCTTCCGCGTTGAGTACCAGGTCGTGAACGTTGGCAAGCTCGGGGAGCTCTTCCCCGAGGGCGGCAAGGTCACGGTCGAGGATCTCATCGCCAAGCACGCCGTTCGCGACTCCGCGCCCGTCAAGGTGCTCGGTACCGGCGAACTGAGCGTCAAGCTCGAGGTTGAGGTCGACTCCTGGTCGTCCTCTGCCGAGGCGAAGATCACGGCTGCCGGCGGGTCCATCTCGGCTCGCTGA
- the rpmD gene encoding 50S ribosomal protein L30, translating into MAKNIKITQIKSSAHAKQNMKDTLRTLGLRKIGQSVVREQTDAVLGAVRTVRHLVTAEEVD; encoded by the coding sequence ATGGCGAAGAACATCAAGATCACGCAGATCAAGTCCTCTGCTCACGCGAAGCAGAACATGAAGGACACGCTGCGCACCCTCGGGCTGCGCAAGATCGGCCAGAGTGTCGTGCGTGAGCAGACGGATGCCGTTCTGGGCGCCGTTCGCACCGTGCGTCACCTGGTGACCGCTGAGGAGGTCGACTGA
- the rpsE gene encoding 30S ribosomal protein S5, protein MAAQQRDRNGSGAGENNDRRERRSGRGNDRDNRRNNENKNEYIERVVTINRVSKVVKGGRRFSFTALVVVGDGEGTVGVGYGKAKEVPQAISKGVEEAKKNFFRVPMIRRTITHVVQGRDTAGVVLLRPAAPGTGVIAGGPVRAVLEAAGVHDVLTKSLGSSNAINIVHATVDALKQLEQPEAVAARRGLPLERVAPASMLRARAEGEAEKRAAAEAAEADKAAAGEAK, encoded by the coding sequence ATGGCTGCACAGCAGCGAGACAGGAACGGTTCGGGCGCGGGCGAGAACAACGATCGCCGTGAGCGCCGCTCCGGCCGCGGCAACGATCGCGATAACCGCCGGAACAACGAAAACAAGAACGAGTACATCGAGCGCGTCGTGACGATTAACCGCGTCTCCAAGGTTGTGAAGGGTGGACGTCGTTTCTCCTTCACCGCCCTGGTTGTCGTGGGTGACGGCGAAGGCACGGTGGGCGTCGGCTACGGAAAGGCCAAGGAAGTTCCTCAGGCCATTTCCAAGGGCGTCGAGGAGGCGAAGAAGAACTTCTTCCGCGTCCCGATGATCCGCCGCACGATTACGCACGTGGTGCAGGGCCGCGACACCGCCGGTGTCGTCCTCCTGCGTCCGGCTGCCCCCGGTACCGGCGTTATCGCCGGCGGCCCGGTGCGCGCCGTCCTGGAGGCCGCAGGCGTCCACGACGTGCTCACCAAGTCGCTGGGCTCGTCCAACGCGATCAACATCGTCCACGCGACGGTTGACGCACTCAAGCAGCTCGAGCAGCCCGAGGCTGTCGCCGCACGTCGCGGCCTGCCCCTCGAGCGCGTTGCTCCCGCGTCCATGCTGCGCGCTCGCGCAGAGGGCGAGGCTGAGAAGCGCGCGGCTGCCGAGGCCGCCGAGGCCGACAAGGCCGCTGCAGGGGAGGCTAAGTGA
- the rplR gene encoding 50S ribosomal protein L18, with protein sequence MAYSIKGKGKFVARKRRHLRLRKKINGTPERPRLVVTRSNRHMVAQVIDDTVGHTLVSASDIETELAGSEGTKTDKARKVGALIAERAKAAGISAVVFDRGGNKYAGRVAAVAEAAREGGLEL encoded by the coding sequence ATGGCTTACTCGATCAAGGGCAAGGGCAAGTTCGTCGCGCGCAAGCGCCGTCACCTCCGCCTCCGCAAGAAGATCAACGGCACGCCCGAGCGTCCCCGTCTGGTCGTCACCCGTTCGAACCGCCACATGGTGGCTCAGGTCATCGACGATACGGTTGGTCACACCCTGGTGTCGGCCTCCGACATCGAGACCGAGCTCGCTGGTTCCGAGGGCACGAAGACCGACAAGGCTCGCAAGGTCGGCGCACTGATCGCCGAGCGTGCGAAGGCTGCCGGTATCTCCGCTGTCGTCTTCGACCGCGGTGGTAACAAGTACGCAGGTCGCGTTGCGGCCGTTGCCGAGGCCGCCCGTGAGGGCGGACTCGAGCTGTGA
- the rplF gene encoding 50S ribosomal protein L6, whose translation MSRIGKNPIAIPAGVDVTIDGQNVSVKGPKGTLSHVVAEPITAKIEDGQVIVERPNDERTSRSLHGLSRTLIANMIVGVTEGYKKDLEITGTGYRVVAKGKDLEFSLGFSHTITITPPEGIEFTIAPKSQTLFTVSGIDKQLVGETAARIRKLKKPEPYKGKGIHYVGETIRRKVGKAGK comes from the coding sequence ATGTCGCGAATTGGTAAGAACCCCATCGCAATCCCCGCCGGTGTTGACGTCACGATCGACGGCCAGAACGTGTCGGTGAAGGGCCCCAAGGGCACCCTCTCCCACGTCGTTGCCGAGCCGATCACCGCCAAGATCGAAGACGGCCAGGTTATCGTCGAGCGTCCGAACGACGAGCGCACCTCGCGTTCGCTCCACGGACTGTCGCGCACCCTGATCGCCAACATGATCGTCGGCGTGACCGAGGGCTACAAGAAGGATCTCGAAATCACGGGTACCGGTTACCGCGTGGTCGCCAAGGGCAAGGACCTCGAGTTCTCCCTGGGCTTCTCCCACACGATCACCATCACCCCGCCCGAGGGCATCGAGTTCACGATTGCGCCGAAGTCCCAGACGCTGTTCACGGTGTCCGGAATCGACAAGCAGCTCGTCGGTGAGACCGCTGCTCGCATCCGCAAGCTGAAGAAGCCGGAGCCCTACAAGGGCAAGGGCATCCACTACGTGGGCGAGACCATCCGTCGCAAGGTCGGAAAGGCTGGTAAGTGA
- the rpsH gene encoding 30S ribosomal protein S8 produces MTMTDPIADMLTRLRNATRAHHDAVSMPYSKLKNAIANILVEEGYIASTSVEDARVGKTLTINLKYGSHREAAIQGLKRVSKPGLRVYAKSTNLPKVRGGLGVAILSTSSGLLTDRQAAEKGVGGEVLAYIW; encoded by the coding sequence ATGACAATGACAGACCCGATTGCAGATATGCTGACGCGTCTGCGCAACGCGACTCGTGCGCACCACGATGCGGTCTCCATGCCGTACTCGAAGCTCAAGAACGCGATTGCGAACATCCTGGTCGAGGAAGGCTACATTGCCTCGACCTCCGTCGAGGATGCCCGCGTGGGCAAGACCCTGACGATCAACCTGAAGTACGGCTCGCACCGCGAGGCCGCGATCCAGGGGCTCAAGCGCGTGTCCAAGCCTGGTCTGCGCGTGTACGCCAAGTCCACCAACCTGCCCAAGGTCCGCGGCGGCCTCGGCGTGGCGATCCTGTCCACGTCCTCCGGCCTGCTCACCGACCGTCAGGCAGCCGAGAAGGGTGTGGGTGGGGAAGTCCTCGCCTACATCTGGTGA
- a CDS encoding type Z 30S ribosomal protein S14 gives MAKTSLKVKAARKPKFGVRAYTRCNRCGRPHSVYRKFGLCRVCLRELAHRGELPGVTKSSW, from the coding sequence ATGGCCAAGACATCCCTGAAGGTCAAGGCTGCCCGCAAGCCGAAGTTCGGCGTGCGTGCCTACACCCGGTGCAACCGTTGCGGTCGTCCGCACTCGGTGTACCGCAAGTTCGGACTGTGCCGCGTGTGCCTGCGCGAGCTCGCCCACCGTGGCGAACTCCCCGGTGTCACCAAGAGCAGCTGGTAA
- the rplE gene encoding 50S ribosomal protein L5, with amino-acid sequence MAPRLKEKYVSEIREALRAEFKHENVMQVGGLTKIVVNMGVGEAARDSKALEGALRDLTAITGQKPVTTRAKKSIAQFKLREGQAIGAHVTLRGDRMWEFLDRLLSTALPRIRDFRGLSSKQFDGHGNYTFGLTEQSMFHEIDQDSIDRVRGMDITVVTSATTDEEGRALLRHLGFPFKED; translated from the coding sequence ATGGCCCCGCGTCTGAAGGAAAAGTACGTCTCCGAGATCCGCGAGGCGCTCCGTGCTGAGTTCAAGCACGAGAACGTCATGCAGGTCGGCGGACTGACGAAGATCGTTGTCAACATGGGTGTCGGCGAGGCCGCTCGCGACTCGAAGGCACTCGAGGGCGCGCTCCGCGACCTCACCGCGATCACTGGCCAGAAGCCCGTGACCACCCGCGCCAAGAAGTCCATCGCGCAGTTCAAGCTGCGTGAGGGCCAGGCGATCGGTGCGCACGTCACGCTTCGCGGTGACCGCATGTGGGAGTTCCTGGATCGCCTCCTCTCGACGGCGCTTCCCCGTATCCGTGACTTCCGCGGACTGTCCTCTAAGCAGTTCGACGGTCACGGCAACTACACCTTCGGTCTCACGGAACAGTCGATGTTCCACGAGATCGATCAGGACTCGATCGACCGAGTGCGCGGCATGGACATCACGGTTGTCACCTCGGCCACCACCGACGAAGAGGGTCGCGCCCTTCTCCGTCACCTCGGCTTCCCGTTCAAGGAGGACTGA
- the rplX gene encoding 50S ribosomal protein L24 yields MAAKIRKNDLVEVVRGRTSDEKALAERNARRAEEGLEPLTPGDKGKQGRVIQVFPAEGKVLVEGINLKTRHVRQGQQGSAGGIETIEAPISLSKVALVDPETKKRVRAGFREDTVERGGRTRTVRVRVARGGAKRGVEQGKEI; encoded by the coding sequence ATGGCAGCCAAGATTCGTAAGAATGACCTCGTCGAGGTCGTTCGCGGACGCACGTCCGACGAGAAGGCGCTGGCTGAGCGCAACGCCCGCCGTGCGGAAGAGGGCCTCGAGCCCCTGACCCCCGGCGACAAGGGCAAGCAGGGCCGCGTCATCCAGGTGTTCCCGGCTGAGGGCAAGGTCCTCGTCGAGGGCATCAACCTGAAGACGCGCCACGTGCGCCAGGGCCAGCAGGGCAGCGCCGGCGGCATCGAGACCATCGAGGCCCCCATCTCGCTGTCCAAGGTCGCACTGGTCGACCCCGAGACCAAGAAGCGCGTTCGCGCCGGTTTCCGCGAGGACACCGTCGAGCGCGGCGGCCGCACCCGCACCGTCCGAGTCCGCGTGGCTCGTGGTGGCGCGAAGCGCGGCGTTGAGCAGGGCAAGGAGATCTGA
- the rplN gene encoding 50S ribosomal protein L14 encodes MIQQESRLKVADNTGAKEILTIRVLGGSGRRYAGIGDTIVATVKDAIPGGNVKKGEVVKAVIVRTRKETRRPDGSYIRFDENAAVIINNNGEPRGTRIFGPVGRELRDKKFMRIVSLAPEVI; translated from the coding sequence ATGATTCAGCAGGAGTCGCGACTGAAGGTCGCCGACAACACAGGGGCCAAGGAGATCCTGACCATCCGTGTTCTCGGTGGCTCGGGTCGGCGCTACGCGGGTATCGGCGACACGATTGTCGCCACCGTGAAGGACGCCATTCCCGGCGGCAACGTCAAGAAGGGCGAAGTCGTCAAGGCAGTGATCGTTCGCACGCGTAAGGAAACCCGCCGCCCCGACGGTTCCTACATTCGTTTCGACGAGAATGCGGCCGTCATCATCAACAACAATGGCGAGCCGCGTGGCACGCGTATCTTCGGCCCCGTGGGCCGCGAGCTGCGTGACAAGAAGTTCATGCGCATCGTCTCCCTCGCTCCGGAGGTGATCTGA
- the rpsQ gene encoding 30S ribosomal protein S17 has protein sequence MAETTARNERKVRRGYVVSDKMDKTVVVQIEDRVKHALYGKVMRKNKKVKVHDEHNECGVGDLVLIMETRPLSATKRWRVVEILEKAK, from the coding sequence ATGGCAGAAACCACCGCTCGTAACGAGCGTAAGGTCCGTCGCGGCTACGTCGTCAGCGACAAGATGGACAAGACCGTTGTCGTCCAGATCGAGGACCGCGTCAAGCACGCCCTCTACGGCAAGGTCATGCGCAAGAACAAGAAGGTCAAGGTTCACGACGAGCACAACGAGTGCGGCGTCGGCGATCTCGTCCTCATCATGGAGACCCGCCCGCTGTCGGCCACCAAGCGCTGGCGCGTTGTGGAGATCCTCGAAAAGGCGAAGTGA
- the rpmC gene encoding 50S ribosomal protein L29, whose amino-acid sequence MADKGLTTEQLDAMDNSQLSKELEKAKAELFNLRFAQAVGNLEDHGRMKTVRRDIARIYTIARERELGYRTAPSTEE is encoded by the coding sequence ATGGCAGATAAGGGTCTGACCACCGAGCAGCTCGACGCAATGGACAACTCCCAGCTGTCCAAGGAGCTGGAGAAGGCTAAGGCTGAGCTGTTCAACCTGCGTTTTGCGCAGGCCGTTGGCAACCTCGAGGATCACGGTCGCATGAAGACCGTGCGCCGCGACATTGCCCGGATCTACACCATCGCGCGTGAGCGGGAGCTTGGCTACCGCACCGCCCCGAGCACTGAGGAGTGA
- the rplP gene encoding 50S ribosomal protein L16, translating into MLIPRRTKYRKQHRPHRTGFASGGTELAFGDYGIQALEPAYITNRQIEAARIAVTRHIKRGGKVWINIFPDRPLTKKPAETRMGSGKGAPEWWVAPVKPGRVMFELAGVPEELAREALSRAQHKLPIKTRFVVREGGDI; encoded by the coding sequence ATGCTCATTCCCCGTCGGACTAAGTACCGCAAGCAGCACCGTCCTCACCGCACTGGCTTTGCCTCCGGTGGCACCGAACTCGCGTTCGGCGACTACGGCATCCAGGCTCTCGAGCCTGCGTACATCACCAACCGTCAGATTGAGGCGGCACGTATCGCCGTGACGCGTCACATCAAGCGTGGCGGTAAGGTCTGGATCAACATCTTCCCGGACCGTCCCCTGACGAAGAAGCCCGCCGAAACCCGAATGGGTTCCGGTAAGGGTGCTCCGGAATGGTGGGTTGCCCCCGTCAAGCCCGGACGTGTCATGTTCGAGCTGGCAGGCGTCCCGGAGGAGCTCGCTCGCGAGGCCCTCAGCCGTGCCCAGCACAAGCTTCCTATCAAGACCCGTTTCGTGGTCCGAGAGGGTGGTGACATCTGA
- the rpsC gene encoding 30S ribosomal protein S3 — MGQKVNPRGFRLGITTDHRSRWFSDSTTKGQRYADYVAEDVAIRKFLTDNLERAGIAEVSIERTRDRVRVDLHTARPGIVIGRRGAEADRLRVQLEKLTGKQVQLNILEVKNPDLEAQLVAQGIAEQLAARVSFRRAMRKGIQSAQRAGAKGIRVQVSGRLGGAEMSRSEFYREGRVPLHTLRANIDYGFHEARTTFGRIGVKVWIYKGDITEREFARQQAEQAQRGGRRDGRRGPRRGGRPNQETAAQQAPREASASEATAPTTGSEA; from the coding sequence ATGGGTCAGAAGGTCAACCCCCGCGGGTTCCGTCTGGGAATCACCACTGACCACCGGTCTCGCTGGTTCTCCGACTCCACCACCAAGGGACAGCGCTACGCGGATTACGTGGCTGAAGACGTCGCGATCCGCAAGTTCCTGACCGACAACCTCGAGCGCGCCGGCATCGCCGAGGTGAGCATCGAGCGCACGCGTGACCGCGTTCGCGTCGACCTGCATACCGCTCGCCCGGGCATCGTCATCGGTCGCCGTGGTGCAGAGGCCGACCGCCTGCGCGTCCAGCTCGAGAAGCTGACGGGCAAGCAGGTTCAGCTGAACATCCTTGAGGTCAAGAACCCCGACCTCGAAGCGCAGCTCGTTGCGCAGGGCATCGCCGAGCAGCTCGCTGCTCGCGTGTCCTTCCGTCGTGCGATGCGTAAGGGCATCCAGTCCGCGCAGCGCGCTGGCGCCAAGGGCATTCGTGTCCAGGTGTCCGGCCGCCTGGGTGGCGCTGAAATGTCCCGCTCCGAGTTCTACCGCGAGGGCCGCGTGCCGCTGCACACCCTCCGCGCGAACATCGACTACGGATTCCACGAGGCCCGTACGACCTTCGGTCGCATCGGCGTCAAGGTGTGGATCTACAAGGGCGACATCACCGAGCGCGAGTTCGCTCGCCAGCAGGCCGAGCAGGCCCAGCGTGGCGGCCGTCGCGATGGCCGCCGTGGCCCCCGCCGCGGTGGACGCCCCAACCAGGAGACCGCTGCGCAGCAGGCTCCCCGTGAGGCTTCGGCCTCCGAGGCCACTGCGCCCACGACCGGATCGGAGGCCTGA
- the rplV gene encoding 50S ribosomal protein L22 has protein sequence MEAKAQARFIRVTPQKSRRVVNEVRGKRVLEAADILRFAPQAVATDVRKVLLSAVANSKVKAENAGETFNEADLLVLEAYVDEGPTMKRIRPRAQGRAGRILKRTSHITIVVGTKEDKKKGDR, from the coding sequence ATGGAAGCCAAGGCGCAGGCGCGATTCATCCGCGTCACGCCCCAGAAGTCCCGCCGTGTTGTGAACGAGGTTCGCGGCAAGCGTGTTCTGGAGGCCGCCGACATTCTGCGGTTCGCCCCGCAGGCCGTCGCCACCGATGTCCGCAAGGTGCTCCTGAGCGCCGTCGCCAACTCGAAGGTCAAGGCTGAGAACGCCGGAGAGACCTTCAACGAGGCCGACCTGCTCGTCCTGGAGGCATACGTGGACGAGGGTCCGACCATGAAGCGCATTCGTCCCCGTGCTCAGGGGCGCGCCGGTCGTATCCTGAAGCGCACCTCCCACATCACCATCGTGGTGGGTACCAAGGAAGACAAGAAGAAGGGAGACCGCTGA
- the rpsS gene encoding 30S ribosomal protein S19 produces MPRSLKKGPFVDDHLLKKVDAANESGSKNVIKTWSRRSVITPDFLGLTIAVHDGRKHVPVFVTESMVGHKLGEFAPTRTFRSHDKDDRKGRRR; encoded by the coding sequence ATGCCGCGTAGTTTGAAGAAGGGCCCGTTCGTCGACGACCACCTGCTCAAGAAGGTCGACGCCGCGAACGAATCCGGCTCTAAGAACGTCATCAAGACCTGGTCGCGTCGCTCGGTCATCACCCCGGACTTCCTGGGTCTGACCATTGCCGTCCACGACGGCCGTAAGCATGTGCCCGTTTTCGTCACCGAGTCGATGGTGGGCCACAAGCTCGGCGAGTTCGCTCCCACGCGTACTTTCCGCAGCCACGACAAGGACGATCGTAAGGGACGTCGGCGCTGA
- the rplB gene encoding 50S ribosomal protein L2, with the protein MGIRKYKPTTPGRRFSSVSDFVEITRDTPEKSLLRPLHKTGGRNNNGRVTSRHRGGGHKRQYRVIDFRRHDKDGVPATVAHIEYDPNRTARIALLHYADGEKRYILAPTGLKQGDQIEAGVGADIKPGNSLQLRNIPLGTVVHAVELYPGGGAKIARSAGTSVQLVAKEGRFAQLRMPSGEIRNVEATCRATIGEVGNAEQSNINWGKAGRMRWKGKRPHVRGVVMNPVDHPHGGGEGRTSGGRHPVSPWGKPEGRTRRPKKASDRMIVRRRKTGKNR; encoded by the coding sequence ATGGGAATTCGCAAGTACAAGCCCACGACTCCGGGCCGTCGCTTCTCGTCCGTCTCTGACTTCGTCGAGATCACCCGCGACACCCCCGAGAAGTCGCTGCTGCGCCCGCTGCACAAGACCGGTGGCCGTAACAACAACGGCCGCGTGACCTCCCGCCACCGCGGCGGCGGCCACAAGCGTCAGTACCGCGTGATCGACTTCCGTCGTCACGACAAGGACGGCGTCCCGGCAACGGTCGCTCACATCGAGTACGACCCCAACCGCACCGCTCGCATCGCCCTCCTGCACTACGCGGATGGCGAGAAGCGCTACATCCTCGCTCCGACCGGCCTCAAGCAGGGCGATCAGATCGAGGCCGGCGTTGGCGCTGACATCAAGCCCGGCAACTCGCTGCAGCTGCGCAACATCCCCCTGGGTACTGTTGTGCACGCCGTTGAGCTCTACCCGGGTGGCGGCGCCAAGATCGCCCGCTCCGCTGGCACCTCCGTGCAGCTCGTCGCTAAGGAAGGCCGCTTCGCCCAGCTGCGTATGCCCTCCGGCGAGATCCGCAACGTCGAGGCCACCTGCCGCGCCACCATCGGCGAGGTCGGCAATGCCGAGCAGTCGAACATCAACTGGGGCAAGGCCGGCCGTATGCGCTGGAAGGGCAAGCGCCCGCACGTCCGTGGTGTCGTTATGAACCCGGTTGATCACCCGCACGGCGGTGGTGAAGGCCGCACGTCCGGTGGTCGTCACCCCGTGTCGCCTTGGGGCAAGCCCGAGGGCCGTACGCGTCGTCCGAAGAAGGCGTCCGATCGCATGATCGTCCGCCGTCGCAAGACCGGCAAGAACCGCTGA
- the rplW gene encoding 50S ribosomal protein L23 has product MSTIEAGKNPRDIILKPVTTEKSLALMDLGKYTFEVDPRANKTEIKIALERIFGVKIGSIATQNRKGKTYRTRNGIGKRKDVKRAIVTVREGTIDIFGDQA; this is encoded by the coding sequence GTGAGCACGATCGAAGCGGGTAAGAACCCCCGCGACATCATCCTGAAGCCGGTCACCACCGAGAAGTCGCTCGCCCTCATGGACCTGGGCAAGTACACCTTCGAGGTTGACCCCCGCGCGAACAAGACCGAGATCAAGATTGCCCTCGAGCGTATCTTCGGCGTCAAGATCGGTTCCATCGCCACCCAGAACCGCAAGGGCAAGACCTACCGCACCCGCAACGGGATCGGTAAGCGCAAGGACGTCAAGCGTGCCATCGTCACCGTGCGTGAGGGCACCATCGACATCTTCGGCGATCAGGCCTGA
- the rplD gene encoding 50S ribosomal protein L4: protein MADDRNVDVIDLKGKKAGSVVLPGSIFDVPTNIPLMHQVVVAQLAAARQGTHATKTRGEVAGGGKKPFRQKGTGNARQGSIRAPHFTGGGIVHGPQPRDYDQRTPKKMKQGALRSALSDRARADRIHVVTALFEGDKPSTKAALAALRAIVEDRQALVVLERGNELTALSLRNVPEVHVLWADQLNTYDVLDADDIVFTQAALESFLGTKEETK from the coding sequence ATGGCTGACGATCGTAACGTTGACGTCATCGACCTCAAGGGCAAGAAGGCGGGCTCCGTCGTTCTCCCGGGTTCGATCTTTGACGTTCCCACCAACATTCCGCTGATGCACCAGGTTGTCGTCGCTCAGCTTGCGGCCGCTCGTCAGGGCACGCACGCGACGAAGACCCGTGGTGAGGTCGCTGGCGGCGGCAAGAAGCCGTTCCGTCAGAAGGGCACCGGTAACGCCCGTCAGGGCTCCATCCGTGCGCCTCACTTCACCGGCGGTGGCATCGTCCACGGCCCTCAGCCGCGTGACTACGACCAGCGCACCCCCAAGAAGATGAAGCAGGGCGCTCTGCGTTCCGCTCTCTCCGACCGTGCGCGCGCCGACCGCATCCACGTTGTCACCGCCCTGTTCGAAGGCGACAAGCCCTCGACCAAGGCTGCTCTCGCCGCTCTGCGCGCGATCGTCGAGGACCGTCAGGCTCTCGTCGTCCTCGAGCGTGGCAACGAACTGACCGCGCTGTCCCTGCGCAACGTTCCCGAGGTTCACGTCCTGTGGGCCGACCAGCTGAACACGTACGACGTCCTGGACGCCGATGACATCGTCTTCACGCAGGCCGCCCTTGAGTCCTTCCTCGGCACCAAGGAGGAGACCAAGTGA